One genomic segment of Capricornis sumatraensis isolate serow.1 chromosome X, serow.2, whole genome shotgun sequence includes these proteins:
- the EIF2S3 gene encoding eukaryotic translation initiation factor 2 subunit 3, whose amino-acid sequence MAGGEAGVTLGQPHLSRQDLATLDVSKLTPLSHEVISRQATINIGTIGHVAHGKSTVVKAISGVHTVRFKNELERNITIKLGYANAKIYKLDDPSCPRPECYRSCGSSTPDEFPTDIPGTKGNFKLVRHVSFVDCPGHDILMATMLNGAAVMDAALLLIAGNESCPQPQTSEHLAAIEIMKLKHILILQNKIDLVKESQAKEQYEQILAFVQGTVAEGAPIIPISAQLKYNIEVVCEYIVKKIPVPPRDFTSEPRLIVIRSFDVNKPGCEVDDLKGGVAGGSILKGVLKVGQEIEVRPGIVSKDSEGKLMCKPIFSKIVSLFAEHNDLQYAAPGGLIGVGTKIDPTLCRADRMVGQVLGAVGALPEIFTELEISYFLLRRLLGVRTEGDKKAAKVQKLSKNEVLMVNIGSLSTGGRVSAVKADLGKIVLTNPVCTEVGEKIALSRRVEKHWRLIGWGQIRRGVTIKPTVDDD is encoded by the exons ATGGCGGGGGGCGAGGCTGGTGTGACTTTAGGGCAGCCGCACCTTTCTCGGCAAGATCTCGCCACTTTG GATGTTTCCAAGTTGACGCCACTTTCACATGAAGTTATCAGCAGACAAGCCACAATTAATATAG GTACAATTGGTCACGTAGCTCATGGGAAATCTACAGTTGTAAAAGCTATTTCTGGAGTCCACACTGTCCGTTTCAAAAATGAACTGGAAAGAAATATTACAATCAAACTTGGCTATGCTAATGCTAAG ATTTATAAACTTGATGACCCAAGTTGTCCTCGGCCAGAATGTTATAGATCCTGTGGAAGTAGCACACCCGATGAGTTTCCTACAGACATTCCAGGGACCAAAGGGAACTTCAAATTAGTCAG gCATGTTTCCTTTGTTGACTGTCCTGGCCATGATATTCTGATGGCTACTATGCTGAACGGTGCCGCAGTGATGGATGCCGCTCTTCTGTTGATAG CTGGTAACGAGTCTTGTCCTCAGCCTCAGACATCTGAACACTTGGCTGCTATAGAAATCATGAAACTAAAGCATATTTTGATTctacaaaataaaattgatttggtAAAAGAAAGCCAGGCTAAAGAACAGTATGAACAGATACTTGCATTTGTTCAAG GTACAGTAGCAGAAGGCGCTCCTATTATCCCAATTTCTGCTCAGCTAAAATACAATATTGAAGTTGTCTGTGAGTACATAGTAAAGAAAATTCCAGTACCCCCAAGAGACTTTACTTCAGAACCCAGACTTATTG ttattAGATCCTTTGATGTCAACAAACCTGGCTGTGAAGTTGATGACCTTAAGGGGGGTGTAGCTGGTGGTAGTATTCTAAAAGGAGTATTAAAG gTGGGCCAGGAGATAGAAGTCAGACCTGGTATTGTTTCCAAAGACAGTGAAGGAAAACTCATGTGTAAACCTATCTTTTCCAAAATTGTATCGCTTTTCGCAGAGCATAATGATCTTCAGTATGCTGCCCCAGGAGGTCTTATTG GAGTTGGAACAAAAATTGACCCCACTTTGTGCCGGGCTGACAGAATGGTGGGGCAAGTACTTGGTGCAGTTGGAGCTTTACCTGAGATCTTCACAGAATTGGAAATTTCCTATTTCCTGCTTAGAAGGCTTCTAGGTGTTCGCACTGAAGGAGACAAGAAAGCAGCGAAA GTACAAAAGCTGTCTAAGAATGAAGTGCTTATGGTGAATATAGGATCCCTGTCGACAGGAGGAAGAGTTAGTGCAGTCAAGGCTGATTTGGGTAAAATCGTCTTGACTAATCCTGTGTGCACAGAAGTAGGAGAAAAGATTGCACTTAGCCGAAGAGTTGAGAAACACTGGCG ttTAATTGGTTGGGGTCAAATAAGAAGAGGAGTGACAATCAAGCCGACAGTAGATGATGACTGA